In one window of Nerophis ophidion isolate RoL-2023_Sa linkage group LG05, RoL_Noph_v1.0, whole genome shotgun sequence DNA:
- the sox3 gene encoding transcription factor Sox-3, producing the protein MYSMMETELKSPLPPQPNSGPGGPGSKGGGGGGVSDQERVKRPMNAFMVWSRGQRRKMAQENPKMHNSEISKRLGADWKLLTDAEKRPFIDEAKRLRAMHMKEHPDYKYRPRRKTKTLLKKDKYSLPGGLLAPGGTAGPNPVQVGQRMDSYAHMNGWSNYSLMQEQLAYPQHHGMSGPQIQQMHRYEMAGLQYPMMSTAQTYMNAASTYSMSPAAYTQQAVVSAAGGGSAGAGGGGGGSIMGLGSMCKTEPSSPPPAITSHCQRASLGDLRDMISMYLPPGGDSAEHSALQGSRLHSVHPHYQSAGTGVNGTLPLTHI; encoded by the coding sequence ATGTATAGCATGATGGAGACCGAGCTCAAGTCCCCTCTCCCGCCGCAGCCCAACTCGGGCCCCGGGGGCCCGGGCTCCAAGGGGGGCGGCGGCGGTGGCGTGAGCGACCAGGAGCGCGTCAAGCGGCCCATGAACGCCTTCATGGTGTGGTCTCGCGGCCAGCGGCGCAAGATGGCGCAGGAGAACCCCAAGATGCACAACTCTGAGATCAGCAAGCGGCTGGGCGCCGACTGGAAGCTGCTGACGGACGCCGAGAAGCGGCCCTTCATCGACGAGGCCAAGCGGCTGCGCGCCATGCACATGAAGGAGCACCCGGACTACAAGTACCGCCCGCGCCGGAAGACCAAAACCTTGCTGAAGAAGGACAAGTACTCCCTGCCGGGCGGGCTGCTGGCCCCCGGCGGCACTGCGGGGCCCAACCCGGTGCAGGTGGGCCAGAGGATGGACAGCTACGCGCACATGAACGGCTGGAGCAACTACTCGCTGATGCAGGAGCAGCTGGCCTACCCGCAGCATCACGGCATGAGTGGCCCCCAGATCCAGCAGATGCACCGCTACGAGATGGCCGGGCTCCAGTACCCCATGATGTCCACGGCGCAGACCTACATGAACGCGGCCTCCACCTACAGCATGTCCCCGGCGGCGTACACGCAGCAGGCCGTCGTCAGCGCCGCGGGCGGTGGAAGCGCAGGAGCGGGTGGTGGCGGCGGCGGCTCCATTATGGGCCTGGGCTCCATGTGCAAAACCGAGCCCAGCTCTCCGCCCCCTGCCATCACGTCGCACTGCCAGCGGGCCAGCCTGGGGGACCTGAGGGACATGATCAGCATGTACCTGCCCCCCGGCGGGGACAGCGCGGAGCACTCGGCCCTGCAGGGGAGTCGGTTACACAGCGTGCACCCGCACTACCAGAGCGCGGGGACGGGCGTCAACGGGACCCTACCTCTCACCCAcatctaa